In Asanoa sp. WMMD1127, one genomic interval encodes:
- a CDS encoding acyl-CoA dehydrogenase family protein, with the protein MDFSLSDEEKAIRETARTFIRKEVMPLEQEVLRRERAHEPGLRLDELRELQGKARAFGFWGLATPEEYGGMDLPAVMQSLIWTEIGRSWVPFRFGGEADNILFFANEEQKAEFLVPTIEGDRISCFAITEPGAGSDAANIRMTARRDGDDWILDGEKTFITNGNDADFAIVVAVSDPDQDVRSGGSTAFLVDRSMGWRSEFIQTMGEGGPASLVFDSVRVPGRNVLGEVGQGFALGMQWIGKGRYIIPSHAVGVAERALRMAIEHAKTRETFGKPLATNQAIQWMIADSETELEAARWLILRAAWTVDQGTDARHASSMAKLYGARMVNDVVDRVLQIHGGMGYTRELPIERWYRQMRLLRIFEGTDEMQRLIISRDLLRGYTEIGGHLA; encoded by the coding sequence GTGGACTTTTCGCTGAGTGACGAGGAGAAGGCGATCCGGGAGACCGCCCGGACGTTCATCCGTAAGGAAGTGATGCCGCTCGAGCAGGAGGTGTTGCGGCGCGAGCGGGCGCACGAGCCCGGGCTGCGCCTCGACGAGCTGCGCGAGTTGCAGGGCAAGGCGCGCGCGTTCGGGTTCTGGGGGCTGGCGACGCCGGAGGAGTACGGCGGCATGGACCTGCCGGCCGTCATGCAGTCGCTGATCTGGACCGAGATCGGGCGCTCGTGGGTGCCGTTCCGGTTCGGTGGCGAGGCCGACAACATCCTCTTCTTCGCCAACGAGGAGCAGAAGGCCGAGTTCCTCGTACCCACGATCGAGGGTGACCGGATCTCCTGCTTCGCGATCACCGAGCCCGGCGCCGGCTCCGACGCCGCCAACATCCGGATGACCGCGCGCCGCGACGGTGACGACTGGATCCTCGACGGCGAGAAGACCTTCATCACCAACGGCAACGACGCCGATTTCGCGATCGTGGTGGCGGTGTCGGATCCCGATCAGGACGTACGCTCCGGCGGTAGCACCGCGTTCCTCGTCGACCGGTCGATGGGGTGGCGGTCGGAGTTCATCCAGACGATGGGTGAGGGTGGCCCGGCGTCGCTCGTCTTCGACTCGGTGCGGGTGCCCGGGCGTAACGTGCTCGGCGAGGTCGGCCAGGGCTTCGCGCTGGGGATGCAGTGGATCGGCAAGGGCCGCTACATCATCCCGTCGCACGCGGTCGGGGTCGCCGAGCGGGCGCTGCGGATGGCGATCGAGCACGCCAAGACGCGCGAGACCTTCGGCAAGCCGCTCGCCACCAACCAGGCGATCCAGTGGATGATCGCCGACTCCGAGACCGAGCTCGAGGCCGCGCGCTGGCTGATCCTGCGCGCCGCGTGGACGGTCGACCAGGGCACCGACGCGCGGCACGCCTCGTCCATGGCGAAGTTGTACGGTGCGCGCATGGTCAACGACGTCGTCGACCGCGTGCTCCAGATCCACGGCGGCATGGGCTACACGCGCGAGCTGCCGATCGAACGCTGGTACCGGCAGATGCGCCTGCTGCGCATCTTCGAGGGCACCGACGAGATGCAGCGCCTGATCATCTCCCGCGACCTGCTCCGCGGCTACACCGAAATCGGAGGACACCTGGCATGA
- a CDS encoding acetyl-CoA C-acyltransferase, protein MRPVYFAAAGRTPIGRLRGALSAVRADDLAARALSGVLADLPGLDPARVDDVYWGAANQAGEDNRNVARMAVLLAGLPETVPGATLNRLCASGLEAVTSAARAIASGDADVVVAGGSESMSRAPFVLPRPDEGLPRGMEIFDTRLGWRLTNPRMRELHGVLSMGETAEEVARRHGIGRDRQDAFALRSHQAAAAATAAGDFAAELLPVELPDGATVETDEGIRADTTLEKLGKLKPVFRTDGTVTAGNSSPLNDGAAALVLVSEEALGELGVEPLGRWVGGASAGVHPDVMGIGPVPATRKLLDRRGWTLDDIDTAELNEAFAAQALAVVDELGIDEKRVNPSGGAIAIGHPLGCSGARILTTLLHRMRRTGARRGLATMCVGVGQGTAVIVER, encoded by the coding sequence ATGCGACCGGTCTACTTCGCCGCGGCGGGGCGCACGCCCATCGGACGGCTGCGCGGAGCGCTGTCGGCGGTCCGCGCCGACGACCTCGCCGCGCGGGCGCTGTCGGGCGTTCTCGCCGACCTGCCGGGGCTCGACCCGGCGCGGGTCGACGACGTCTACTGGGGCGCGGCCAACCAGGCGGGCGAGGACAACCGCAACGTCGCCCGGATGGCGGTGCTGCTTGCCGGGCTGCCCGAGACCGTCCCCGGCGCCACGCTCAACCGGCTGTGCGCGTCCGGCCTCGAGGCGGTGACGAGCGCGGCCCGGGCCATCGCGTCCGGCGACGCCGACGTCGTGGTGGCGGGCGGCTCCGAGTCGATGAGCCGGGCGCCGTTCGTGCTGCCCCGGCCCGACGAGGGCCTGCCGCGCGGCATGGAGATCTTCGACACCCGGCTCGGCTGGCGGCTCACCAACCCGCGCATGCGCGAGCTGCACGGCGTGCTCAGCATGGGGGAGACGGCCGAGGAGGTGGCCCGCCGCCACGGCATCGGGCGCGACCGGCAGGACGCGTTCGCGCTACGCAGTCACCAAGCCGCCGCCGCGGCGACCGCGGCCGGTGACTTCGCCGCCGAGCTGCTGCCGGTGGAGCTGCCCGACGGCGCGACGGTCGAGACCGACGAGGGCATCCGGGCCGACACGACGCTGGAGAAGCTCGGCAAGCTCAAGCCCGTCTTCCGCACGGACGGCACGGTCACGGCCGGCAACTCCTCGCCGCTCAACGACGGCGCCGCCGCCCTGGTGCTGGTCAGTGAGGAGGCGCTGGGCGAGCTCGGCGTCGAGCCGCTGGGGCGGTGGGTCGGCGGGGCCAGCGCGGGCGTACACCCGGATGTGATGGGAATCGGTCCTGTCCCGGCGACACGCAAGCTGCTCGACCGGCGCGGGTGGACGCTCGACGACATCGACACCGCGGAGCTCAACGAGGCGTTCGCGGCCCAGGCGCTAGCGGTGGTCGACGAGCTGGGCATCGACGAGAAACGGGTCAACCCGTCCGGCGGGGCGATCGCGATCGGTCACCCGCTGGGCTGCTCGGGCGCCCGCATCCTCACCACGCTGCTGCACCGCATGCGCCGCACCGGCGCGCGGCGGGGGCTGGCCACCATGTGCGTCGGCGTCGGCCAGGGCACCGCCGTCATCGTTGAGCGCTGA
- the fabG gene encoding 3-oxoacyl-ACP reductase FabG, whose amino-acid sequence MSERFADRVAIVTGGAQGIGLATGRRLAAEGARVAVVDLDADRSAAAADEIKAAGGLATGYGCDVTDADAVAAMVEAVVADHGRIDILINNAGITRDNLLFKMPADEWNAVLTTNLTSMFHCCQAVQKHMVAARYGKIVNLSSRSALGNRGQVNYAAAKAGVQGLTATLAIELGPFNINVNAVAPGYIATAMTAATATRVGAAPEDHQKMAAEVTPLRRVGQPEEVAAAIAFLASDDASYVSGQTLYINGGAR is encoded by the coding sequence ATGAGCGAGAGGTTCGCCGACCGGGTCGCGATCGTGACGGGCGGGGCGCAGGGCATCGGTCTCGCGACGGGCCGCCGGCTGGCCGCCGAGGGCGCGCGGGTCGCGGTCGTCGACCTCGACGCCGACCGCAGCGCGGCCGCGGCCGACGAGATCAAGGCCGCGGGCGGCCTGGCGACCGGCTACGGCTGCGACGTCACCGACGCCGACGCGGTGGCGGCAATGGTCGAGGCGGTGGTCGCCGACCACGGCCGGATCGACATCCTGATCAACAACGCGGGCATCACCCGCGACAACCTGCTGTTCAAGATGCCCGCCGACGAGTGGAACGCGGTCCTGACCACCAACCTGACCAGCATGTTCCACTGCTGCCAGGCGGTCCAGAAGCACATGGTCGCGGCCCGCTACGGCAAGATCGTCAACCTGAGCAGCCGGTCGGCGCTGGGCAACCGGGGCCAGGTCAACTACGCGGCGGCCAAGGCCGGCGTCCAGGGCCTGACCGCGACCTTGGCGATCGAGCTCGGTCCGTTCAACATCAACGTCAACGCTGTAGCGCCGGGCTACATCGCCACGGCCATGACCGCCGCGACGGCGACCCGCGTGGGCGCGGCGCCCGAAGACCACCAGAAGATGGCCGCCGAGGTCACTCCGCTGCGCCGCGTCGGGCAGCCGGAGGAGGTCGCGGCCGCGATCGCGTTCCTGGCCAGCGACGACGCGTCCTACGTGAGCGGCCAGACCTTGTACATCAACGGCGGCGCCCGCTAG